In the Leptospira neocaledonica genome, CGAATGATCTGGACGCAGCTGTTCAAATTATCGCCGGAACTTGTCGTTCTATGGGCGTTACGGTAGAGGGTTAATTCATGAAACGCGGAAAAAAATATCGCGCGGCTAAAGAGAAAGTCGACGCAACTAAAGTTTATCCGATCGAGAAAGCTGTAGAATTAGCGCAAGCTACTTCTTACTCTAAATTCGACGGAACGATAGAGATCTCTACGAAAGTAAATTATAAATCTCTCCAAAACGTGAGGGGAACTATTTCTCTTCCTCACGGAACCGGTAAACTGGTTCGTGTTCTTGTTTTCTGCAAAGGAGACAAACAGAACGACGCGAAAAACGCAGGTGCGGAATTCGTGGGCGATATGGACCTGATCGAGAAAGTTGCCGGCGGTTGGACCGACTTCGATGCTTGCGTTGCTACTCCTGACATGATGAAGGAAGTAGGTAAACTGGGACCGATCTTAGGACGTAAAGGATTAATGCCTAAGCCTAAGGCTGGAACAGTTACTAACGATGTAGCGAAAGCGGTTGGCGAGCTGAAATCAGGACGTATTGAATATCGTCCTGATAAAGGTGGAGTCGTTCACTTAGGAGTTGGAAAGGTCAGTTTTGATCAAACCAAACTTGTAGAAAACATTCGCACAGTAGTTCAAACTCTTCTCCGGGACAAACCTTCCGATGCAAAGGGTGATTATCTGAAAACTTTCTCCGTTTCCCCAACTATGGGTGCCGGTGTGAAAGTAGACATTAAGGAACTGGTCAACACATCCATTTAAGGATGTAGTAGACGGGAGTAGGAACAATGCCCAGCCAGGAAAAAATTGAAGCAGTAGCCGAATTAAAAGGCAGATTAGAAAAACGTAGCGACTTTATCCTAGCCAGCTACAGCGGACTCACAGTAGAAGAGATCACAAATCTTCGCGCGAAACTTCGTAAAGAAGGTTCCGAGATGAAAGTGATCAAGAACAATCTCTTTCTATTGGCACTCAAAGAATCCGAGAAGCATAAGGATAAGAACATCGCTTTTGGATCCGAATACCAAGGACCTCTAGCGGCAATTTTCGCGGATGCAAATCTTCCAAGCGCAGCCAAAATTCTAAAAGAATATGCTAAGACGAATAAGAATCTTATTCTGAAAGCGGGATATTTAGACGGGTCTGTTTTGAACGCGGAAGATGTGGAAGCAATCGCAGGTCTTCCGTCAAGAGAACAACTCTTGGCTCAGATCGCAGGCGGTATCAACGGTCCGGCAAGAAGTATCGCTTCTGGTCTGAACCAAATTATCGCAGGACTTGCAAGAGCTATCCAAGCAGTCGCAGAAAAGAACAATCAGTAAGAACCAATTTTAGTAAGTAGTTTAAAGGACCAAACGGAATCAAAGGAGCACAAAATGTCTACCACTGAAGCGTTATTAGAGCAACTCGGCAAACTTACCCTTGTGGAAGCAGCCGATCTAGTTAAAAAAATGGAGGAGAAGTTCGGAATTTCCGCAGCGGCTCCAGTAGCAGTAGCTGCAGCGGCACCAGCAGGTGGCGGAGCAGCGGCAGCAGATGAGCCTGCTTCCTTCAACGTTGTATTGAAAGGTTTCGGCGATAAAAAAATCGAAGTTATCAAGGTTGTTCGCGAGATCACCGGTCTTGGCTTGAAAGAAGCAAAAGACTTGGTAGAAGCTGGCGGAAAGTCTGTTAAAGACGGCGTTGCGAAAGCAGAAGCTGACGACATTAAAAAGAAATTAGAAGCTGTCGGAGCTCAAATCGAACTTAAGGCTGTCTAATCAGGGACGAGGCTTTGTCTCCTCGATATCTGATTACAATCCTTTCACTCAGGCAAGGAGGCCAGCGGACTTCCTTGCCTTATTGCATTTTTTCGCGCAGTTATAATTTTCCATCACCCCAGGGAGCACACGAATGTACGGTCAAGTAGAGAGAAAACGGGTAAACTTCGGTAAAATCACCAATTTGGATTACCTACCTAACTTGATTCAGATTCAGAAGAAGTCATTCGATTGGTTTCTTCAATCCGAAGTTAAGGATCCCACCAAAAGAAAAAATCAGGGACTAGAAGCGGTTTTTAGAGAAACCTTCCCTATAGAAAGTCCGAACAACGATATGGTGATGGAATACAGTCACTATGTTTTAGGAGAAGCTAAGAAGTCTCCTCAGGAATGTAAGGATACAGATGCTACTTTCGCTCTTCCTTTAAAAGCGGTCATTCGACTTATTATCAAAGAAACCGGAGAGATCCGCGAGCAGGTCGTTTACATGGGCGATCTTCCTGTAATGACCGAGCAGGGAACTTTTATCATCAATGGAGCTGAGCGTGTTGTTGTATCACAGCTTCACCGTTCTCCTGGTATCTTCTTCTCTTATGATGAAGAAAGAGATACTTACTCCGCGAGAGTAATTCCATACCGCGGATCCTGGTTGGAATTCGAAATGGACAATAAGGGAATTTTGGTCGCAAAAATCGACCGTAAGAAAAAATTTCCTGCAACTCTTCTTGTTAAGTCTCTCGGACACGGGACAAACGAAGAAATATTACGTTTATTTTATAAATCCTCCAAAGCAAAAATCGGCGGAGCTTCTACGAAGGAACTCAAACGTCTGATCGGACGTAGAGTGATCGCTGATGTGATCAACATGGAAACCGGAGAGGTTATGCTCGATGCGGGTTCCAAGATTAACGAGGACAATATCTCCATCTTAAAAGAGATGAAGGTGAAGGAAGTTGAACTCGTAGAATATCCTAAAGACAAGGATAATCCTGTTCTAGTCAATTGTTTGGAAAAAGACGGAGTCAACGATTACGAAGACGCAGTTCTAAAATTCCACGGAATCATGAGACAAGGAGAGCCATCTACGATCGAGAACGCAGAAGCGGAATTGAATCGTTTATTCTTCTCTCCTAAAACTTTTGATCTGGGCGATGTAGGTCGTTATAAGATCAATAGTAAGTTCGAATTCAATAACCCGAAAGAATTTACAAGCGCTCACGAAAGAGTTCTAAGACCTGCGGATATTATCGAGACTGTACGTTACCTTCTCAACTTGATCTCCGAAACTGAGAACTATTATCCGGATGATATCGACCACTTAGGGAACCGTCGTATTCGTTCTGTTGGTGAGTTAATCGCAAACCAATTGAAAGTCGGTTTCACTCGTGTAGAAAGAGTGATCAAAGAAAGAATGACCGTTCAAGAAGTTGGAACTCAAACACCACAACTTCTGATCTCCATTAAACCGATCACAGCAGTTATTAACGAGTTCTTCGGATCCAGCCAATTGTCTCAATTTATGGACCAGACAAACCCTCTGGCAGAGCTTACTCACAAACGTCGTTTGAACGCTTTGGGACCTGGAGGTCTTTCCAGAGATAGAGCAGGATTCGAAGTGCGTGACGTTCACTATAGCCATTATGGCCGTATGTGTCCGATTGAAACTCCTGAAGGTCCAAACATTGGTTTGATCCTCTCCATGTCTTCATATGCGAGAGTGAACGATTACGGATTCTTGGAAACTCCTTACAGAGTAGTCAAAAACAGCAAAGTATCCAATAACATAGAATACTTAACCGCAGATAAGGAAGAATATCATTCTATCGCGGTATCTTCTTCTCCTGTAGATGAGAAGGGAGAGTTTAAAAATAAACTGATCTCTACTCGTCACAGATCGGATTACCCTTTCCGTAACCCGAACGAGATCCAGTATATGGACTTAGCTCCAATGCAGGTAGTATCCGTTTCTACCGCACTGATCCCATTCTTAGAGCATGATGACGCAAACCGTGCGCTCATGGGTTCTAACATGCAACGTCAGGCGGTTCCTCTTCTTCGCCAAGAGGCTCCTTTCGTGGGAACAGGAATGGAAACTCGTGCAGCTTACGACTCTCGTATTTGTATCATCTCCAGATATGAAGGTGTGGTTACATACGTAGATGCGGAGAAGGTGGTAATCGAGCGCAAGGGCGGAAAAGAATCCGACACTTACGATCTTACTAAATTTAAGAAAACCAACCAAGGTACTTGTTTTAACCAAACTCCAGTTGTTGGGGTGGTTCACTCAGAGATCGACGGTAAAGTTACCAAAGTCAGCAAAGAGAAAATCGAAGTGACTGCGGATAACGGAAACATTCGCGAATACAATCTGATCTCTGGTAACAAACAATACCAGCCAATCGTTTCCAGCGGCGAAGAAGTTCGCAGGGGAACTACTATCGCAGGACAGATCGTGTCCGGCGAAAGAATGGATGAAAATGGTAACATTCTCCAAAAAGGAACTGTTCTTGCGGACGGTCCAGCGGTAGACAATGGAACCCTGGCACTTGGACGTAACGTTCTTGTGGCATTCATGCCTTGGGAAGGTTATAACTTCGAGGATGCGATCCTAATCTCCGAAAAAGTTGTAAAAGACGATATATTCTCTTCTATCCATATCGAAGAGTTCGAGATCCAAGCAAGAGAAACCAAACTTGGACAAGAGCAGATCACAAGAGATATTCCGAATCTTTCGGACAAAGCTTTCCGTGATCTAGATGAGACCGGTGTAATCCGTATCGGTGCAGAAGTAAAACCGGGAGATATCCTGGTTGGTATGGTGACTCCGAAAGGGGAAACAGACCTGACTCCTGAATACAAACTTCTTCACTCTATCTTTGGTGAAAAAGCGAAGGAAGTAAGAGATTCTTCTCTTCGTATGCCGAACGGTTTCGAAGGAACTGTAATCGATATCAAACGTTTCTCACGCGAGAAGGGAGATGAACTTCCTGCCGGCGTAGAAGAAATGGTGAAAGTTTTCGTAGCTCGTAAACGTAAACTTCTGGTCGGAGATAAAATGGCAGGACGCCACGGTAACAAGGGTGTCGTTGCACGTATCATGGCAGAAGAAGACATGCCTTACATGGAAGACGGTACTCCGATGGATATCGTTCTGAACCCGTTAGGTGTTCCTTCTCGTATGAACTTGGGACAGATTTTTGAAACTCAACTCGGACTTGCTGCAAGCAAGCTGGGAATCAATTTCGAAACTCCAGTTTTCGACGGAGCTACTGAAGCAGATGTAGAGAAGTATTGCAAAGAAGCAAATCTTCCTCTCAGCTCTAAATTCAAATTATACGACGGACGTACCGGTTTACCTTTTATGAACGAGGTATTCTGCGGTTACATCTACATGTTAAAACTCGCTCACTTGGTGGACGACAAGATCCACGCTCGTTCTACCGGACCTTACTCTTTGGTTACTCAACAACCACTTGGAGGAAAGGCTCAGTTCGGTGGTCAGCGTTTAGGAGAGATGGAGGTCTGGGCTCTCGAAGCTTATGGCGCTTCTCATACTCTTCAGGAACTTCTTACCATCAAGTCGGACGATATGCTCGGAAGAGCAAGAATCTATGAAGCTATCGTTAAAGGAATCCATTCCATTAAACCTGGAATTCCGGAATCCTTTAACGTACTAGTGCAGGAACTCAGGGGTCTTGCATTGGATATCGTCATCACCGACTCGGAAGGTAACAGCGTTGATATCTCCGACTACGAAGACGAATATTCCAAGAGCAAGAAGAAGATTAAGTTCGAAACGATCGAGAACGCCTAAGGGAAGAAAGGTAGCATGAGATCCAATAACGATTTTGAATCAATAACAATCAGATTAGCGTCTCCGGAAAGGATCAAAGAATGGTCTTACGGAGAAGTAAAGAAACCTGAGACAATCAACTACCGTACTCTGAAGCCCGAGAGAGACGGTCTTTTCTGTGAGAAAATTTTCGGAACTACTAAGGACTGGGAATGTTACTGCGGAAAATTCAAGTCCATCCGTTATAAAGGTGTGGTTTGCGACAAATGTGGTGTTGAGGTAACTCACTCCAAAGTTCGTCGTGAACGTATGGGCCATATCGAGCTCGCGGCTCCTGTTTCTCATA is a window encoding:
- the rplA gene encoding 50S ribosomal protein L1, whose protein sequence is MKRGKKYRAAKEKVDATKVYPIEKAVELAQATSYSKFDGTIEISTKVNYKSLQNVRGTISLPHGTGKLVRVLVFCKGDKQNDAKNAGAEFVGDMDLIEKVAGGWTDFDACVATPDMMKEVGKLGPILGRKGLMPKPKAGTVTNDVAKAVGELKSGRIEYRPDKGGVVHLGVGKVSFDQTKLVENIRTVVQTLLRDKPSDAKGDYLKTFSVSPTMGAGVKVDIKELVNTSI
- the rpoB gene encoding DNA-directed RNA polymerase subunit beta yields the protein MYGQVERKRVNFGKITNLDYLPNLIQIQKKSFDWFLQSEVKDPTKRKNQGLEAVFRETFPIESPNNDMVMEYSHYVLGEAKKSPQECKDTDATFALPLKAVIRLIIKETGEIREQVVYMGDLPVMTEQGTFIINGAERVVVSQLHRSPGIFFSYDEERDTYSARVIPYRGSWLEFEMDNKGILVAKIDRKKKFPATLLVKSLGHGTNEEILRLFYKSSKAKIGGASTKELKRLIGRRVIADVINMETGEVMLDAGSKINEDNISILKEMKVKEVELVEYPKDKDNPVLVNCLEKDGVNDYEDAVLKFHGIMRQGEPSTIENAEAELNRLFFSPKTFDLGDVGRYKINSKFEFNNPKEFTSAHERVLRPADIIETVRYLLNLISETENYYPDDIDHLGNRRIRSVGELIANQLKVGFTRVERVIKERMTVQEVGTQTPQLLISIKPITAVINEFFGSSQLSQFMDQTNPLAELTHKRRLNALGPGGLSRDRAGFEVRDVHYSHYGRMCPIETPEGPNIGLILSMSSYARVNDYGFLETPYRVVKNSKVSNNIEYLTADKEEYHSIAVSSSPVDEKGEFKNKLISTRHRSDYPFRNPNEIQYMDLAPMQVVSVSTALIPFLEHDDANRALMGSNMQRQAVPLLRQEAPFVGTGMETRAAYDSRICIISRYEGVVTYVDAEKVVIERKGGKESDTYDLTKFKKTNQGTCFNQTPVVGVVHSEIDGKVTKVSKEKIEVTADNGNIREYNLISGNKQYQPIVSSGEEVRRGTTIAGQIVSGERMDENGNILQKGTVLADGPAVDNGTLALGRNVLVAFMPWEGYNFEDAILISEKVVKDDIFSSIHIEEFEIQARETKLGQEQITRDIPNLSDKAFRDLDETGVIRIGAEVKPGDILVGMVTPKGETDLTPEYKLLHSIFGEKAKEVRDSSLRMPNGFEGTVIDIKRFSREKGDELPAGVEEMVKVFVARKRKLLVGDKMAGRHGNKGVVARIMAEEDMPYMEDGTPMDIVLNPLGVPSRMNLGQIFETQLGLAASKLGINFETPVFDGATEADVEKYCKEANLPLSSKFKLYDGRTGLPFMNEVFCGYIYMLKLAHLVDDKIHARSTGPYSLVTQQPLGGKAQFGGQRLGEMEVWALEAYGASHTLQELLTIKSDDMLGRARIYEAIVKGIHSIKPGIPESFNVLVQELRGLALDIVITDSEGNSVDISDYEDEYSKSKKKIKFETIENA
- the rplJ gene encoding 50S ribosomal protein L10, which codes for MPSQEKIEAVAELKGRLEKRSDFILASYSGLTVEEITNLRAKLRKEGSEMKVIKNNLFLLALKESEKHKDKNIAFGSEYQGPLAAIFADANLPSAAKILKEYAKTNKNLILKAGYLDGSVLNAEDVEAIAGLPSREQLLAQIAGGINGPARSIASGLNQIIAGLARAIQAVAEKNNQ
- the rplL gene encoding 50S ribosomal protein L7/L12, producing MSTTEALLEQLGKLTLVEAADLVKKMEEKFGISAAAPVAVAAAAPAGGGAAAADEPASFNVVLKGFGDKKIEVIKVVREITGLGLKEAKDLVEAGGKSVKDGVAKAEADDIKKKLEAVGAQIELKAV